In Mongoliitalea daihaiensis, one DNA window encodes the following:
- a CDS encoding acyloxyacyl hydrolase, whose product MGVIKSALLAVLIIISFQAWGQIDLSKSKKSPKFEKYLDLSVEGGPMLGNGSDFGEQIRNSSSYIGVDARLGFRRGSENLYSKVYRFPTFGVGFYGSTFHNANVGEPNALYFFLNMPFTFPRYQKVRFSYFASYGLSYNFNPFDPEENPLNLFIGSYRNVYAHLGFRAAVSLTDRTALSSTFGFKHFSNGASSLPNSGINLFPFSLGVQYRLTKESEMDFKDTSLPKHQSKTAIHFHVAPGVKEYFVGDTKHFKMGTGIHVLREFSYKHRFGLGLEHFYSGGWETRVREPRENSFWDANSFAVFGSWEWLLTEKLYAPMGVGVYAHRNRFNDEWNWFYQRIGLRYRFDNNLFTGLSIKAHKGRADFFEWTVGYSIFN is encoded by the coding sequence ATGGGTGTAATCAAGAGTGCTCTGCTTGCTGTTTTAATTATTATTTCCTTTCAAGCTTGGGGTCAAATTGACCTGTCAAAAAGCAAAAAATCTCCCAAGTTTGAAAAGTACTTGGACTTGAGTGTGGAAGGCGGTCCTATGCTTGGAAATGGCTCTGATTTTGGAGAGCAAATTAGAAATAGCTCTTCATACATTGGGGTAGATGCAAGACTTGGCTTTAGGAGAGGTTCTGAAAATTTGTATTCCAAAGTGTATCGTTTCCCTACTTTTGGGGTTGGTTTTTATGGTTCTACATTTCATAATGCCAATGTGGGAGAACCCAATGCCTTGTATTTTTTCCTTAATATGCCATTTACATTCCCTAGGTATCAAAAAGTCAGATTTAGTTACTTTGCATCTTACGGACTTTCTTACAATTTCAATCCCTTTGATCCTGAAGAAAATCCATTGAATCTATTCATTGGGTCCTATAGAAATGTGTATGCTCATCTCGGGTTTCGAGCAGCTGTGAGCCTTACGGATAGAACAGCCTTGTCCAGTACCTTTGGTTTCAAACATTTTTCAAACGGTGCGTCAAGTTTGCCCAATTCAGGCATCAATTTGTTTCCTTTTTCTCTGGGGGTGCAATATCGGTTGACCAAAGAAAGTGAAATGGATTTCAAAGACACCTCTCTTCCAAAGCATCAATCCAAAACAGCCATCCATTTCCATGTAGCTCCGGGTGTGAAAGAATATTTTGTAGGCGATACCAAGCATTTTAAAATGGGGACCGGGATCCATGTGCTCCGGGAGTTTTCGTATAAGCATAGATTTGGTCTCGGATTGGAACACTTCTATTCCGGAGGATGGGAAACAAGGGTACGAGAACCTCGAGAGAATTCCTTTTGGGATGCCAACTCTTTTGCAGTCTTTGGATCATGGGAATGGTTATTGACTGAAAAATTGTATGCCCCTATGGGTGTGGGTGTATATGCCCATCGGAATCGGTTCAACGATGAATGGAATTGGTTTTACCAGCGAATTGGTCTTCGCTATCGTTTTGATAATAACCTTTTTACCGGACTCAGCATTAAAGCACATAAAGGAAGAGCCGACTTCTTTGAATGGACGGTAGGTTACTCCATTTTTAATTAG
- a CDS encoding proline dehydrogenase family protein, with the protein MPVKPKISFENLEVAFASKSDVELKKMYLIFATVNNNLAVSVGTKLANWSFALGLPIKSIMKATMFGHFCGGESIQDCESSVQKLAEYGIKTILDYSVEGKGDEASFEATKNEILRTIERSAGDVHMPFAVFKVTGLGDYAIMTKIQAKKALTPEEQLAFDRMQKRVDELCKAAFEADTKILIDAEESWFQDVIDEMAYKAMKKYNQEKCVVYNTYQMYRHDMLERLKKAHEIAHAQGYWLGAKLVRGAYMEKERDRALSKGYQSPIQPTKEASDRDYNAALTFCVENLSSIGLVSGSHNEQSNHLLAELIADKGYDPQDHRIYFAQLYGMSDNISYNLANAGYNVVKYVPYGPVEKVMPYLSRRAEENTSVAGQSSREFDLVRREMNRRRNKKS; encoded by the coding sequence ATGCCAGTTAAACCCAAGATTTCTTTTGAGAACCTCGAGGTCGCTTTCGCATCCAAGTCGGATGTAGAATTGAAAAAAATGTACCTCATATTTGCAACGGTCAATAATAACCTTGCTGTAAGCGTGGGTACAAAACTCGCGAATTGGTCTTTTGCCTTGGGTTTGCCAATTAAAAGCATTATGAAAGCCACCATGTTTGGTCATTTTTGCGGGGGAGAATCCATACAAGATTGTGAGTCATCAGTTCAGAAACTGGCTGAATATGGAATCAAAACTATCTTGGATTACTCCGTAGAAGGAAAAGGTGACGAAGCGAGCTTTGAAGCAACTAAAAATGAAATTCTTCGGACAATTGAGCGGTCGGCAGGTGATGTACATATGCCTTTTGCTGTATTCAAAGTAACGGGCCTGGGCGATTATGCGATCATGACCAAAATCCAAGCAAAAAAAGCGCTTACACCCGAGGAGCAGTTAGCATTTGACCGCATGCAAAAGCGAGTGGATGAGCTTTGCAAAGCTGCCTTTGAAGCAGATACCAAAATCTTGATTGATGCAGAAGAATCATGGTTTCAGGACGTAATTGATGAAATGGCATATAAGGCCATGAAAAAATATAATCAAGAAAAGTGCGTCGTGTATAACACCTATCAAATGTATCGGCATGATATGTTGGAGCGCCTGAAAAAAGCACATGAAATCGCCCATGCACAGGGCTATTGGTTAGGTGCCAAATTGGTGAGAGGGGCATATATGGAAAAAGAGCGAGACCGTGCTCTAAGCAAAGGCTATCAAAGTCCCATTCAACCTACAAAAGAAGCCTCAGATAGAGATTACAATGCGGCTTTAACTTTTTGCGTGGAGAACCTTTCTTCCATAGGATTGGTTTCAGGTTCGCACAACGAACAAAGCAATCATCTGTTAGCTGAACTGATCGCTGACAAAGGGTATGACCCTCAGGACCACCGCATCTATTTTGCGCAATTATATGGCATGAGTGACAATATTTCCTACAACTTAGCGAATGCAGGGTATAATGTTGTGAAATACGTACCTTACGGCCCCGTAGAAAAAGTTATGCCCTACCTTTCTAGAAGGGCTGAAGAAAACACCTCTGTCGCAGGTCAGTCCAGCAGAGAGTTCGATTTAGTTCGTAGAGAAATGAATCGAAGAAGGAATAAAAAATCGTAA
- the lysS gene encoding lysine--tRNA ligase, whose amino-acid sequence MQLLSEQELERRKDREELMKLGINPYPADSFAINVTAQDIHQNYERRKNDYKNISIAGRLMSRRIMGSASFAELQDSTGRLQIYIRRDDICPEEDKTFYNTVFKKLLGIGDFIGVKGYIFTTQTGEISLHVTELKVLSKSVKPLPVVKRDDDGNVYDGFTDPELRYRQRYVDLVVNPDVKNVFLTRSRIITNMRKFFDDRGWLEVETPILQQVHGGAAARPFNTHHNTLDMPLYLRIANELYLKRLIVGGFDGVYEFGKMFRNEGMDRTHNPEFTSMEIYVAYKDYIWMMEMVETLLEKVTESIHGKTVVAVGDKQIDFAGPYRRLTMFDSIKEYAGVDVSELDEAGLRQVCAEMGIEVDNSMGKGKLIDEIFGEKVEANLIQPTYITDYPIEMTPLAKKHRSKDGLVERFELFVNGKEIANAYSELNDPIDQRERFEDQLKLAARGDDEAMAMDDDFLRALEYGMPPTAGLGIGIDRLTMLLTNNSTIQEVLFFPQMRPEKKVKIASDEDFIALGISAGLIPVIRDMNIHTIEQLKEYDPNKLFNDVCGRRKKLKLDIANPTKEEVESWLQ is encoded by the coding sequence ATGCAATTACTGAGCGAACAGGAGTTAGAGCGTAGAAAAGACAGAGAAGAGTTGATGAAACTGGGAATCAATCCCTATCCAGCAGATTCTTTTGCTATCAACGTCACCGCACAAGATATTCATCAAAATTACGAACGTCGCAAAAACGACTATAAAAACATTTCCATAGCAGGGCGTTTAATGAGCCGTAGGATTATGGGTTCTGCATCGTTTGCCGAGCTCCAAGATTCCACTGGAAGACTGCAGATCTATATCCGAAGAGACGATATCTGTCCTGAGGAAGATAAAACATTCTACAATACCGTATTCAAAAAATTACTGGGAATCGGTGACTTTATCGGCGTAAAGGGCTACATTTTCACCACACAAACGGGTGAAATCTCCTTACATGTTACTGAATTGAAAGTCCTATCTAAATCTGTCAAACCACTACCAGTGGTCAAAAGAGATGATGATGGAAATGTATACGATGGGTTTACAGATCCTGAATTACGCTACAGACAGCGGTATGTTGATTTGGTTGTTAATCCAGATGTTAAAAATGTATTCCTAACCCGTTCTCGAATCATTACCAACATGCGTAAGTTTTTCGATGACCGAGGTTGGTTGGAGGTGGAAACACCAATTTTACAACAAGTTCATGGAGGTGCGGCAGCTAGACCATTCAATACGCATCACAATACCTTGGATATGCCTTTGTATTTAAGGATTGCCAATGAATTGTATTTGAAACGATTGATCGTGGGCGGTTTTGATGGAGTGTATGAATTTGGAAAAATGTTCCGAAATGAAGGCATGGACCGCACCCATAATCCAGAATTTACTTCCATGGAAATATATGTAGCCTACAAAGACTACATCTGGATGATGGAAATGGTAGAAACCTTATTGGAAAAAGTTACCGAATCCATTCATGGAAAGACTGTCGTAGCTGTAGGCGATAAGCAAATTGATTTTGCAGGCCCATACAGAAGACTAACCATGTTTGATTCCATCAAGGAATATGCAGGAGTAGACGTCAGCGAACTCGATGAAGCCGGCTTGCGTCAGGTCTGTGCTGAGATGGGCATCGAAGTAGATAACAGCATGGGCAAAGGCAAATTGATTGATGAAATCTTTGGTGAAAAAGTTGAGGCTAATCTGATTCAGCCTACCTACATCACCGACTACCCCATCGAAATGACTCCTTTAGCTAAGAAGCACAGAAGCAAAGATGGCTTGGTGGAGCGCTTTGAATTATTTGTGAACGGCAAGGAAATCGCCAATGCATACTCTGAATTAAATGATCCGATCGATCAGCGAGAGCGGTTTGAAGACCAATTGAAATTAGCTGCAAGAGGTGATGATGAAGCTATGGCCATGGATGATGATTTCTTGCGCGCCTTAGAATATGGAATGCCTCCAACTGCTGGTCTGGGCATTGGAATCGATCGATTAACGATGCTATTGACGAATAATTCCACCATACAGGAAGTACTGTTCTTCCCTCAGATGCGTCCAGAGAAAAAAGTGAAAATTGCGAGCGACGAAGATTTTATAGCATTGGGTATATCAGCAGGGTTGATCCCAGTGATACGAGATATGAATATCCACACCATCGAGCAATTGAAAGAGTACGATCCAAACAAACTCTTCAATGATGTCTGCGGTCGTAGAAAAAAACTCAAATTAGACATAGCCAATCCTACAAAAGAAGAAGTAGAAAGCTGGTTGCAGTGA
- a CDS encoding arginine deiminase codes for MNLRLNSEFGTLKAVLMHRPGKEIDRLTPYNKEFLLFEDVPYLEAMQKEHDFFTDLIKQTTGATVFRLRELLMQVLGDRTILESLMKAALVRSGQTHLCEYILDRLSTAECTTVLTAGIKVHELKRKIPNAPTGELMDYAFIIPPSPNLYFQRDPMAITPGGIIFSSMNKEGRQREADLLRTIFENHPEFKDNVNRLYPINGHDNPPSIEGGDVIVLSKKAVAIGNSERTNEKAIYHVAKALLAEGSVERVYEVHLPQKRQYMHLDTVFTILDENLVLTYPDALNSVLQTSLYTLKDIQDGKATIKRQVLKESLLTILEREIPHLEILSTADGNPDYAMREQWFDGANVFAIGPRRVISYNRNIHTNRALRNMGVEVLEIPSSELSRGLGGPRCMTMPLSRAKL; via the coding sequence ATGAATCTTCGATTAAACTCAGAATTTGGAACATTGAAGGCTGTGTTGATGCACAGGCCGGGCAAAGAAATTGACAGACTTACTCCTTATAATAAGGAGTTTTTGCTCTTCGAAGATGTGCCTTACTTAGAAGCCATGCAAAAAGAGCATGATTTTTTTACCGATCTTATCAAGCAAACTACCGGCGCCACCGTATTTCGACTGAGAGAGTTACTGATGCAAGTATTGGGAGACCGTACAATTTTGGAAAGCTTGATGAAAGCAGCCTTAGTCAGATCAGGACAAACACATTTATGTGAATATATCTTGGATAGACTTTCGACTGCTGAATGCACCACCGTATTGACAGCGGGGATAAAAGTGCACGAGTTAAAAAGAAAAATCCCCAATGCCCCCACCGGTGAATTGATGGATTATGCATTCATCATCCCACCTAGTCCCAACCTTTACTTCCAACGAGACCCTATGGCGATCACCCCAGGAGGCATCATATTCTCCAGTATGAACAAAGAAGGAAGGCAACGCGAGGCAGACCTCTTAAGAACCATCTTTGAAAATCACCCAGAGTTTAAAGACAACGTCAACAGGCTCTATCCTATCAATGGACACGACAATCCTCCAAGTATCGAGGGAGGAGATGTGATCGTACTTTCCAAAAAAGCCGTAGCCATCGGAAATTCTGAGCGCACCAATGAAAAAGCCATTTACCATGTTGCCAAAGCGCTTTTAGCCGAAGGGTCTGTTGAAAGGGTTTATGAGGTACACCTACCTCAAAAAAGGCAATACATGCATTTGGATACCGTATTCACCATCTTGGATGAAAACCTGGTACTCACCTATCCGGACGCGCTTAATTCAGTACTTCAAACTTCTCTTTACACTTTAAAAGATATACAAGATGGAAAGGCTACCATCAAAAGGCAGGTATTAAAGGAATCTTTGCTTACGATATTGGAGCGGGAAATCCCTCATTTGGAAATATTATCCACGGCGGATGGCAATCCAGACTATGCGATGAGAGAACAATGGTTTGATGGAGCAAATGTGTTTGCTATTGGCCCCCGCAGAGTGATTTCCTACAATCGAAATATACACACCAACAGAGCCCTGAGAAATATGGGAGTAGAGGTATTGGAAATCCCCTCATCAGAATTATCCCGTGGATTAGGTGGACCTAGATGTATGACCATGCCACTGAGCCGAGCGAAGCTTTAG
- a CDS encoding putative LPS assembly protein LptD: MLAFLLLGYFTPSAFSQQRNQRGVERRVVAPDTVLNPQTLDLSPLDSLDKLAQDTIPLADSTKTVPKSDIQTVINYYGEDSIITDFVNNKLILHKDAWFEYGNIRLDADLIIVDWEKNELFASGVVDSLGNIQGNPIFKEGGTSYEIRKEMRYNFKSQKAIIKDVVTEQQDGLLRGQTIKKDQDGSIYMDRGYYTTCNLAEPHWHISANKIKSIRGKQIVTGPFNMYFNGIPTPAGLPFGIIPDTPDEKASGIVFPSWGQERARGFFLRNFGYYFAFNDYIHTRVTADVYSLGGYGAKAATVYKKRYKYNGGFNLDYQRFRSPETELNPIDYNTIWVNWNHSPESRGNSRFSASVNAGTSNYNNVVINPVSFAANTRAEFSSNISYSKTFQGTPFSMSANMRHSQNIQTDEVNIILPDIAVNMNRQSPFQNSKIEPIKTLNVAWNFNLQNSINNRITPPFGVQSAAIQQQLDLEEGFVQNPNIIPFARENFAQLLREADNGARHTIPVSSNFRLFKHFTGTAAANYTELWYLERINYYFNPVENRVDRILESGFNRVGFFNSSFSLNTNIYGMYTPKRSKKIERIRHHMQPTFSFNYTPDFSNPAFGFYQEVQVDREGNTQLFSRHQGFIFSGAPLGESRALAINIRNVLEAKIRQDSDDEKMQTKKIPLLQSLNFSTSYNFAADSFQLAPINFNTRTSFFDDKLSVNFSGNFDMYAEQRIVNSQTGAVTGRRVNQLAWTSGQGLGNLRNLTLNLNGNINPTGGERTPGEVREDLTNDFLQQGGVMNEFVENEINRIVNDPAMYIDWSIPWNLGFGYNIAYNRQPGRDANVTSAMTVNGDVSLTDKWKVKFNGGYDFMTAQITQTMIGISRNLHCWRLDMSWIPFGRFTSYNIDIRVNAAMLQDLKVSRRRSFFDF, encoded by the coding sequence TTGTTAGCGTTCCTGTTGTTGGGTTACTTTACCCCATCAGCATTTTCGCAACAAAGAAATCAACGGGGGGTTGAAAGAAGGGTAGTAGCGCCTGATACTGTGCTCAATCCCCAAACTTTAGACTTGTCTCCGCTGGACTCTTTGGACAAATTAGCCCAAGATACTATTCCCCTTGCTGACTCTACAAAAACAGTACCTAAAAGTGATATTCAGACCGTCATCAATTATTATGGTGAAGATAGTATCATCACAGATTTTGTCAATAATAAGTTAATTCTTCACAAGGACGCATGGTTTGAATATGGAAATATCCGTTTGGATGCAGATTTGATTATTGTAGACTGGGAAAAAAATGAACTGTTTGCCTCTGGGGTTGTAGATAGTCTTGGAAATATTCAGGGTAATCCGATTTTTAAAGAAGGAGGGACTTCCTACGAAATACGCAAGGAAATGCGGTATAATTTCAAATCCCAAAAAGCAATCATCAAAGATGTAGTTACCGAACAGCAAGATGGCTTACTGCGTGGTCAAACGATTAAAAAAGATCAGGATGGAAGCATTTACATGGACAGGGGATATTATACTACCTGTAATCTTGCCGAACCGCATTGGCATATTTCGGCTAATAAGATCAAATCTATTCGAGGGAAGCAAATCGTCACCGGGCCATTCAATATGTATTTCAATGGGATTCCTACACCTGCTGGTTTGCCATTTGGTATAATCCCCGATACTCCCGATGAAAAAGCCTCCGGAATTGTCTTCCCGTCTTGGGGACAGGAACGAGCTCGTGGATTCTTCTTGAGAAATTTCGGCTATTATTTTGCCTTCAACGATTATATTCATACACGGGTAACTGCAGATGTATACTCCTTGGGAGGCTATGGTGCCAAGGCTGCCACTGTTTACAAAAAGCGGTATAAATATAATGGTGGGTTTAACTTGGACTACCAGCGTTTTCGAAGCCCGGAGACCGAACTAAATCCCATTGACTATAATACCATTTGGGTCAATTGGAATCACTCTCCGGAGTCTCGTGGTAATTCTAGGTTTTCAGCTTCTGTGAATGCGGGTACTAGCAATTACAATAACGTGGTGATTAACCCAGTATCTTTTGCTGCCAATACTAGGGCTGAATTCTCTTCCAATATATCCTACAGCAAAACTTTTCAAGGAACTCCTTTCAGCATGTCGGCAAATATGCGCCACTCCCAAAATATCCAAACAGATGAAGTAAACATCATTTTACCAGATATTGCGGTCAACATGAACCGGCAGAGCCCTTTTCAAAATTCCAAGATAGAGCCTATCAAAACACTCAACGTAGCTTGGAACTTTAACTTACAGAATAGTATCAATAACCGCATTACGCCTCCTTTTGGCGTGCAAAGTGCGGCAATACAGCAGCAGTTGGATTTGGAAGAGGGTTTTGTTCAAAACCCAAACATCATCCCTTTTGCTAGGGAAAACTTTGCACAGCTTTTGAGAGAGGCTGACAATGGCGCTAGACACACAATACCTGTTTCTTCTAATTTCCGCTTATTCAAGCACTTCACGGGCACTGCGGCGGCAAACTATACAGAATTGTGGTATCTCGAACGGATCAATTATTATTTCAATCCTGTAGAAAATCGAGTAGATAGGATTTTGGAGTCTGGGTTTAATAGAGTGGGATTCTTCAATTCTTCCTTTTCTTTGAATACAAACATTTATGGCATGTATACGCCCAAAAGAAGTAAAAAAATAGAACGTATTCGTCACCACATGCAACCTACTTTTTCGTTCAACTACACCCCCGATTTCTCTAATCCTGCATTTGGTTTTTACCAAGAGGTACAAGTAGATAGAGAAGGAAATACACAGCTATTTTCCAGACATCAAGGATTCATTTTTTCAGGTGCACCGCTAGGAGAGTCTCGTGCTTTGGCCATCAATATTCGAAATGTGCTAGAAGCGAAAATCAGACAGGATTCGGATGATGAAAAAATGCAAACTAAGAAAATCCCATTGTTGCAATCTTTGAATTTTTCCACTTCTTACAATTTTGCAGCAGACTCTTTCCAGTTGGCTCCGATCAACTTCAATACACGAACCTCCTTTTTTGACGACAAGCTTTCTGTCAACTTCTCGGGTAATTTCGATATGTATGCAGAGCAACGCATCGTCAATTCTCAAACAGGGGCTGTTACAGGACGTCGTGTCAATCAATTGGCATGGACTTCGGGGCAGGGATTGGGTAACCTCAGAAATTTGACACTAAACCTAAACGGAAATATCAATCCTACCGGTGGGGAACGCACTCCAGGAGAAGTGAGGGAGGATTTGACCAATGATTTTTTGCAGCAAGGCGGTGTGATGAATGAGTTTGTGGAGAATGAAATCAATAGGATTGTAAACGATCCTGCCATGTATATCGATTGGAGTATTCCATGGAATTTGGGTTTTGGATATAATATTGCTTACAATCGACAGCCCGGCAGAGATGCCAATGTTACTTCTGCAATGACTGTCAATGGGGATGTGAGTTTGACAGATAAATGGAAAGTAAAATTTAATGGTGGGTATGACTTTATGACCGCACAAATTACTCAAACCATGATCGGTATTTCCAGAAATTTGCATTGCTGGAGATTGGATATGAGCTGGATTCCATTTGGCCGATTTACTTCTTACAACATTGATATCAGGGTCAATGCGGCCATGTTACAAGACTTGAAGGTTTCTCGTAGAAGAAGCTTCTTCGATTTCTAA
- a CDS encoding N-acetylmuramoyl-L-alanine amidase family protein — protein sequence MERFKVKNILLISIFTLSLVFAGFSPTGTKAPEYRLKRVVIDAGHGGKDPGAVGAVSKEKDIALAVALKVGEYVKKNLPGVEVIYTRNSDVFVELKERANIANRNKADLFISIHCNAASNRAAYGTETFVMGTKNFEANFEIVKRENSVILLEDNYEESYEGFDPTSPESYIMFNLTQKAFLSGSISLASKIESDFSSRVNRTSRGVKQAPLYVLWTTSMPSVLVELGFISNRNEEAFMNNKDNQAYLASAIYRSIKAYKEEIEELQ from the coding sequence ATGGAACGCTTCAAAGTAAAAAATATTCTTCTTATTTCAATTTTTACGCTCTCTTTGGTTTTTGCAGGCTTTTCTCCCACCGGAACTAAGGCTCCTGAATATCGTTTGAAACGGGTGGTGATCGACGCGGGACATGGAGGAAAAGACCCTGGGGCTGTAGGCGCCGTCTCCAAAGAAAAAGATATCGCTTTGGCTGTCGCTTTGAAAGTGGGTGAATATGTCAAAAAAAACCTGCCAGGTGTTGAGGTGATTTATACACGCAACTCAGACGTATTTGTGGAATTAAAGGAGCGAGCAAACATTGCCAACCGAAACAAAGCGGATCTCTTCATTTCTATCCACTGTAATGCTGCGAGCAATCGGGCTGCATACGGAACTGAAACGTTTGTCATGGGTACCAAAAACTTTGAAGCAAACTTTGAGATTGTGAAGCGGGAAAACTCGGTAATCTTGTTGGAGGATAATTACGAAGAAAGCTACGAGGGATTTGACCCGACCTCCCCTGAATCCTACATCATGTTTAACTTAACCCAAAAAGCATTTTTAAGTGGCAGCATTTCATTGGCATCCAAAATAGAAAGTGACTTTTCTTCACGAGTCAACCGCACTAGTAGAGGCGTCAAACAAGCACCTTTATATGTATTATGGACCACTTCCATGCCTTCTGTTTTGGTTGAATTAGGTTTTATCTCCAATCGCAACGAAGAGGCATTTATGAACAATAAGGACAATCAAGCTTATTTAGCCTCTGCCATTTACCGCTCAATCAAGGCTTATAAAGAGGAAATTGAGGAATTACAATAA
- a CDS encoding glycosyltransferase family 2 protein: MSETTRHPIVDVIIPAYNEEQSIHHVIKEIPTFVRHIIVVNNNSTDQTKTVAQQAGAIVLDEPIMGYGRACLTGMTFLESLDRQPDMLVFLDGDYSDYPEQMHDLIQPIINNDIDFVLGSRAKGKRERGSMTLPQVFGNWLSTSLMRWRFGTTYSDLGPFRAIKWEKLKSLGMIDQNYGWTIEMQIKAFKKGLTYQEIPVDYRKRIGVSKVSGTIKGVFGAGYKILWTIWKYR; encoded by the coding sequence ATGAGTGAAACCACCCGCCATCCGATTGTGGATGTGATTATACCTGCCTACAACGAGGAGCAGTCTATCCATCATGTCATCAAGGAAATTCCCACTTTTGTTAGACACATCATCGTTGTCAACAACAATTCAACTGACCAAACAAAAACCGTAGCCCAGCAAGCAGGGGCCATTGTATTGGACGAACCCATCATGGGCTATGGAAGAGCTTGCTTGACTGGCATGACATTTTTGGAGAGCCTAGATAGACAACCGGATATGTTGGTTTTTCTGGATGGAGATTACAGCGATTATCCTGAGCAAATGCATGACCTTATCCAACCAATAATAAATAACGATATTGATTTTGTTTTAGGATCGAGAGCCAAGGGGAAAAGAGAACGCGGTTCAATGACCTTGCCACAGGTTTTTGGAAACTGGCTATCCACTTCCCTGATGCGCTGGAGATTTGGTACTACTTATTCGGATTTAGGACCTTTTCGGGCGATCAAATGGGAAAAGCTAAAGAGTCTAGGAATGATCGATCAGAACTATGGCTGGACCATAGAAATGCAAATCAAAGCTTTCAAAAAAGGATTAACTTATCAAGAAATCCCTGTGGACTATCGCAAAAGAATTGGCGTATCCAAAGTCAGTGGTACCATCAAAGGAGTCTTTGGTGCAGGTTATAAAATTTTATGGACTATCTGGAAATACCGCTAA